A window of Halostagnicola kamekurae genomic DNA:
TGCACTACTCTTGGACAATTCTGGCTTCAGTTTCCCCCGAATCTCTGCTGGCGAAACGATTGGACTCATTCACAGTGCCACTATGTAGGTCCAACCCAACGCCCTATGGCGATTCACCAGAGCCAAATCTTTAGATATCAAAACCGAGATTACCGTCGTCAGCTTCGAATAGAAGATCGAATGCAGGGTGTTTGTAAAGAATCTCCCGGCAATCCCGGCAACGCGTGAAGAGGGGTTGGTCGACGTTCCAGAAATCAGAGCGCATCACGATGGCAGTATCTCGCTTACCATAGTGACCTCCTGAAGTAGAAAGATGATTGAATTCACACCCTCCACAATTTGGGCAGGGATCGTTCAGATTCTTCCAATCATCACGCTTGATGCCGTTGATTTCCTGTTCAATACCATCTTCATCGATAACTCGAAGTGAACGGGACATTGAAATTCGCCTCCGTCGCCTTATTGGCGAAAAAGAACGGAAATTAGATGAAGCAGGACTATCGGGGGTATTCTTATGCGGGTTGATCGTGAAGTTGCTAGTACAGCGTTGAGATGACCGACCTCACTGATCCACGCCCACCACTTCCAGAGTGGATTACGGATGTATACGAGATTCTGTCTACCCACAGTTCCAACGCAACAGCGGGTCAAGGTGGGAAGTCAATTCCACGTGAACACGCACTCGAGGCCCTTCGTGATTCCGAACAGGTGGATCTCGAAGTCGGGGATGCGACCCATGCACTGTCCCGGCTGATAGATCGCGGGTATCTCTACGAGGTTAACGACGAACTCCGCATAACGGAGCCTGAAAACTAAGCAGGCGACCACCGCTGATTCTGTCGAATGGATCTATCTCAGAAACATTCGTATCCTCGAGCAATCCTCTTGTCTTCCTACGACGGACTCCAGACTACCTGCACCACAGACTGCGTAACAAGGATCTGGAACTCAGCAACCGAGAATCGAACTTCAAGATCAGCGTCTGCTGACTCAATGAGTCGTTCCAGCGCTTCAACATTCACCCACTGATGGAGTTGATACTCGCCTTGGCTGAGTCCCTCCTCCTCGAGTGCATCTACGATCTCGAGGAGCAGTTGTCGTTCACTCATCCGTACCCACCTCATCGACGGCGTCGATAATTTCTGCTGCCGTCGAACTAATCCGCTCAAGACGGTCGAGAATCGCTTCGGGCTCGTCGCCTTCCCACGCCGCAAGGTAAAACGCCGATCCACTCGTATCGAGGTCAAAGTACCGTCCGACGATGTAGCCTACAGCTTCCGCCTCGAGTTCACGTTTTGAGCGCTCGGTCTCGTCGTTGACGTCACCGTGTAAGAGTGCGTGAGCGTACTCGTGAACGAGCGTTACAGCCAGAGCTGCGCTATTCTCCCGGTTTTGTACTTCGACGAGTGGCTGTTCTGCAGGAGATCGATACTGGCAAACTCCCTTTGCGTCACCGTGAGTCCACGCTGGCTGGGAGATGACCTCGACATCGACATCAAGTGCTACAGACCCCTCGAGCAGCACTGGTACCAGCTCGTCAGCATTCCCAGTTGCGTCGGTCTCGAGTTCGGGGAGTGGCTCCCCTCGGTCTGAGAAATATCAAATACTGGTGCAGGCCGGAAACCCACCAAGCCCTTCGACCACTCTTCGGGTGACGTCTCCTCGTACTCACAGTCACTTCGCTCGTGGTATGATGGAGAGTTTTCGCACTTGGGACACTGGTTGGCGATGATTGGCGCCCAAATCCAGATCGCCGTTTCGCCCTCTTTCACATACCGGTCGAACTCCGTCTGCCACGTCCGATAACCGGCGACTCGAGTCGCCTCAGGACACTGGCGAGTAATGAGGAGGGTATTGCGATAGGAGTAGTCGTGGAAGTGGCTCTGGACGTCGAGCCACTCCTGGAACTGATCGCTCGAGACCGCTTCATCGATTTCTGCGACAAGATCTTCGGCCCACGTTTCCATTGTGCTATGCATCTCGTCCCGTCTGGTATCCGACTCATCGAAGGATACCACTGAGCTGTCGCTCGAAGTCATTGTTCTCGACGACGGACGCTCTATTCAGCGAACGCCCCTCAGCCCTCACGGGGTGACA
This region includes:
- a CDS encoding HalOD1 output domain-containing protein, with the translated sequence MSERQLLLEIVDALEEEGLSQGEYQLHQWVNVEALERLIESADADLEVRFSVAEFQILVTQSVVQVVWSPS